A window of Ranitomeya variabilis isolate aRanVar5 chromosome 2, aRanVar5.hap1, whole genome shotgun sequence contains these coding sequences:
- the PSMD7 gene encoding 26S proteasome non-ATPase regulatory subunit 7: MPELAVDKVVVHPLVLLSVVDHFNRIGKVGNQKRVVGVLLGSWHKKILDVSNSFAVPFDEDDKDDSVWFLDHDYLENMYGMFKKVNARERIVGWYHTGPKLHKNDIAINELMKRYCPNSVLVIIDVKPKDLGLPTEAYISVEEVHDDGTPTSKTFEHVTSEIGAEEAEEVGVEHLLRDIKDTTVGTLSQRITNQVHGLKGLNSKLLDIRSYLEKVSSGKLPINHQIIYQLQDVFNLLPDVNLQEFVKAFYLKTNDQMLVVYLASLIRSVVALHNLINNKIANRDAEKKEGQEKEENKKERKDEKEKEKTDAKKEEKKEKK; the protein is encoded by the exons ATGCCGGAGCTGGCGGTAGATAAGGTGGTGGTGCACCCGCTGGTGCTGCTCAGTGTGGTGGATCATTTCAATAG AATTGGAAAAGTTGGAAACCAGAAGCGAGTGGTCGGTGTCCTGTTAGGGTCTTGGCACAAGAAGATTTTAGATGTTTCTAACAGTTTTGCCG TTCCATTTGATGAAGATGATAAAGATGACTCTGTCTGGTTTCTGGATCACGACTATCTCGAAAATATGTATGGCATGTTCAAAAAAGTCAATG CTCGGGAAAGGATAGTTGGCTGGTACCACACGGGACCCAAGCTGCACAAAAACGACATCGCAATCAATGAGCTGATGAAGAGATACTGTCCAAACtcc GTTCTTGTGATCATTGATGTGAAGCCAAAAGACCTGGGTCTTCCCACGGAGGCTTATATCTCAGTAGAGGAAGTTCACGAT GATGGTACTCCAACCTCAAAGACATTTGAACATGTGACCAGTGAAATTGGCGCTGAGGAAGCAGAGGAAGTCGGAGTGGAGCACTTGTTACG AGACATCAAAGACACTACAGTGGGGACCTTGTCACAGCGTATCACAAATCAGGTTCATGGGCTGAAAGGACTGAACTCCAAACTGCTGGATATCAGGAGTTACTTAGAAAAAGTGTCCAGCGGCAAACTGCCCATCAACCACCAGATCATCTACCAGCTCCAGGACGTCTTCAACCTGCTGCCAGACGTAAACCTGCAGGAGTTCGTCAAAGCATTCTACCTAAAGACTAACGACCAGATGCTGGTGGTGTATCTGGCCTCTCTCATCCGCTCAGTGGTCGCCCTTCACAATCTCATCAACAACAAGATCGCCAACAGGGACGCCGAGAAGAAGGAAGGCCAGGAGAAAGAGGAGAACAAGAAGGAGAGGAAAGACGAAAAGGAGAAGGAGAAGACCGACGCCAAGaaagaggaaaagaaagaaaagaaatga